From Eremothecium sinecaudum strain ATCC 58844 chromosome V, complete sequence, a single genomic window includes:
- a CDS encoding chalcone isomerase domain-containing protein (Syntenic homolog of Ashbya gossypii ABL076W; Syntenic homolog of Saccharomyces cerevisiae YHR198C (AIM18) and YHR199C (AIM46); Tandem gene duplication in Saccharomyces cerevisiae) → MSRFTNSSRLFLLLKNGFKRPAYILGRGFVPVGIETVVTRSRYSTAAKTAIFASTLALPFLLCSPAINDSDIKASLEKTITVDPAVTPFPYELTPESAPVSTDFTMLGYGVRTVTFLSFKVYGIGIYVATKDLELIPKVLNSQFMKALTDVDKNLSHKENVQVALDDDENSRIVIDNILAAGVRMVAKITPLRNTDFKHMKDGLIKSILKHPGCKLDPEAVKRGIEELRNAISRKGSMPKDNDLYLELLQDGSLQASYYDRKNDKSMKIGNVSEPLIGKLLFGQYLSGGSPLCEKAKLTSSKKIVDML, encoded by the coding sequence ATGTCTCGTTTCACGAATTCCTCTAGGCTCTTCCTATTACTAAAAAATGGTTTTAAACGTCCTGCATATATTTTAGGCCGTGGTTTCGTCCCTGTGGGAATTGAAACCGTTGTTACGAGATCTCGTTATTCTACAGCCGCTAAAACTGCCATATTTGCTTCAACTTTGGCACTACCATTTCTTCTATGCTCACCAGCTATCAATGATTCTGATATCAAGGCATCTCTTGAAAAGACAATTACAGTGGATCCTGCTGTCACGCCGTTTCCATATGAACTTACACCTGAGTCTGCACCAGTTTCGACAGATTTCACAATGCTTGGCTATGGTGTAAGGACAGTAACATTCCTATCTTTCAAAGTTTACGGTATTGGTATATATGTGGCCACTAAAGATCTAGAACTGATCCCCAAAGTATTGAACTCACAATTCATGAAGGCATTAACTGATGTCGATAAAAACTTATCACACAAGGAAAATGTTCAAGTTGCTCtagatgatgatgagaaTTCCAGGATTGTGATTGATAATATACTTGCCGCGGGAGTAAGGATGGTTGCCAAAATTACTCCTCTTAGAAATACCGATTTTAAACACATGAAAGATGGCTTGATTAAATCCATTTTAAAACATCCGGGGTGTAAATTAGATCCAGAAGCTGTTAAAAGAGGGATTGAAGAGCTAAGGAATGCCATTTCGAGGAAAGGTTCAATGCCAAAGGACAACGATTTGTATCTAGAGCTTCTACAAGATGGCAGTCTTCAAGCTTCATACTATGATAGAAAAAATGATAAGTCAATGAAAATAGGGAATGTTTCTGAGCCTTTGATCGGCAAATTACTGTTTGGACAATACTTAAGTGGGGGGAGCCCATTATGTGAGAAAGCAAAGTTGACATCCTCAAAGAAGATTGTTGATATGctttaa
- the TIM8 gene encoding protein transporter TIM8 (Syntenic homolog of Ashbya gossypii ABL074C; Syntenic homolog of Saccharomyces cerevisiae YJR135W-A (TIM8)), whose translation MSALSQDNLQNLDEASKKELMTFLESENSKQKIQMSIHKFTNICFNQCIDSISDAGLSSQESDCLKNCVNRFLDTNISIVKGLQNLQ comes from the coding sequence ATGTCTGCACTGTCCCAAGATAATCTACAAAACCTAGATGAAGCATCTAAGAAGGAGTTGATGACTTTCTTGGAATCAGAGAACTCTAAGCAAAAGATACAAATGTCAATTCACAAATTCACTAATATCTGTTTCAACCAATGTATAGACTCAATATCTGATGCAGGGTTATCCAGTCAAGAATCCGACTGTTTGAAGAACTGCGTTAACAGATTTCTGGATACTAACATTTCAATAGTGAAGGGCTTACAAAATCTTCAATAG
- the XPT1 gene encoding xanthine phosphoribosyltransferase (Syntenic homolog of Ashbya gossypii ABL070C; Syntenic homolog of Saccharomyces cerevisiae YJR133W (XPT1)) has protein sequence MSTDEKMYMSYNNIHKLCQKVAKQIMEKNERPDVIIAITGGGMIPARIIRSFLKVSGQKNIPIQAIGLSLYEDMGLNDVEAIGREVIRTQWLDFGALNEHFDSLIGKRILIVDEVDDTRTTLHYAVTELQKEVKEQQAKLNRMNEETIFSIFVLHNKDKPKRAELPASIMEPGRYMAAETVPDKWLCYPWEATDIEKQTQLAIEQGND, from the coding sequence ATGTCAACCGATGAAAAGATGTATATGTCTTATAACAACATCCATAAGTTGTGCCAAAAAGTCGCAAAGCAGATTATGGAGAAAAATGAAAGACCTGATGTGATCATTGCGATTACTGGTGGTGGCATGATCCCTGCTAGAATCATCAGATCATTTTTAAAAGTTTCTGGTCAAAAGAATATTCCAATTCAGGCTATTGGTTTGTCTTTGTATGAGGATATGGGTTTGAACGATGTCGAAGCTATTGGAAGGGAAGTCATTAGAACGCAATGGTTGGATTTTGGCGCACTAAATGAGCATTTTGACTCTTTGATTGGTAAGAGAATTCTTATTGTTGATGAGGTCGATGATACAAGAACTACGCTTCATTATGCTGTGACAGAGTTACAAAAAGAAGTCAAGGAGCAACAAGCGAAGTTGAATAGAATGAATGAGGAGACTATCTTCTCTATTTTTGTTTTACATAACAAGGACAAGCCAAAGAGAGCTGAACTTCCTGCCTCCATTATGGAACCTGGTCGTTACATGGCTGCTGAGACAGTACCAGACAAGTGGCTATGCTATCCATGGGAAGCCACCGACATTGAGAAGCAAACCCAGTTAGCCATTGAACAAGGTAACGACTAA
- the SGM1 gene encoding Sgm1p (Syntenic homolog of Ashbya gossypii ABL071W; Syntenic homolog of Saccharomyces cerevisiae YJR134C (SGM1)), with protein sequence MSTKKLSIEQRLSLAAKTKPKKKSKKLSSPVPEVDPKQDDISGSRSRSVLSVVSGSELEADSTASPNTTTIFDEIFPDGYDSLSNSELLERLAPELQRLRDGLVAATKSLEDERSKRPVGATEDASLLRLLKEKDLEIAQLRKEKDDLSKNEVKHTNIIQGMIKKEAKLADSMQDLEGKLSDKTAAVKEMERELSKVRQELDQRNKKLFNLESELKSTRETHQKLEKEYSGIKEQLKLCQADVNSTELKLEALKEDNAEQKRLLIEKYDQLKATSNSEITRLEGILESLRLENETLTHGGKLDSAENSQYKELLLQYETVQKEFQKSKDSWVKNEFSINEKIQVLETKLNELERINAELTEKCTYYENDKHRIYAELNASNQRNEESNIRQLQLENELKKCSDNLSSLRDDYSLLQDKFEMQKRQLEARMSKMGDNSTRVDYFSANSAVTEGTSFKDYTPIDETPFPVDLPTSDDASLRSIPGSDIPEEAADLNANRKSSTESNPASHAFTGPSAPPVALNHRNAHLISKLSSELRRLEAESLALKELNRNLEDEKSRAKEEIIQLLEENQSVKALRTSKDELQSEFKSLAAKQEKVLQLLGEKSERVEELENDVKDLNELIHMQVQQMVELQEAARK encoded by the coding sequence ATGAGTACTAAGAAGCTTTCAATTGAACAGCGGCTATCATTAGCTGCGAAAACTAAACCTAAAAAGAAGTCAAAGAAACTTTCTAGTCCTGTACCTGAGGTAGATCCAAAGCAAGATGATATATCTGGTTCAAGATCAAGAAGTGTATTAAGTGTTGTATCTGGTTCGGAATTAGAAGCGGATTCTACAGCGTCCCCTAATACGACAACTATATTCGACGAAATCTTCCCGGATGGATATGACTCTTTATCTAATTCAGAGCTGTTGGAAAGACTGGCTCCCGAGCTTCAGAGGCTGCGAGATGGTTTAGTTGCAGCTACTAAAAGTTTGGAGGATGAACGCTCGAAGCGTCCAGTAGGTGCAACTGAAGACGCTTCCTTGCTGAGACTACTAAAGGAAAAGGACTTAGAGATTGCTCAGTTGCGGAAGGAAAAGGACGATTTATCTAAGAATGAAGTCAAGCATACGAATATTATTCAGGGAATGATCAAAAAAGAGGCCAAGTTGGCTGACTCCATGCAAGACCTGGAAGGGAAACTGTCGGATAAGACTGCCGCCGTTAAGGAAATGGAAAGAGAACTCTCGAAAGTAAGACAGGAATTGGATCAGCGTAATAAAAAGCTGTTCAATTTGGAATCTGAATTAAAAAGCACCAGGGAAACTCACCAGAAGTTAGAAAAGGAATATTCAGGCATTAAGGAGCAGTTGAAACTCTGCCAAGCTGACGTTAACTCTACAGAATTGAAGTTAGAAGCTCTCAAAGAGGACAACGCGGAGCAGAAACGTCTATTAATTGAGAAATACGATCAATTGAAAGCGACATCTAATTCAGAAATAACGAGATTAGAAGGAATATTGGAAAGCTTGCGCCTGGAGAACGAAACATTGACTCATGGAGGGAAGCTCGATTCTGCTGAAAACTCCCAGTATAAAGAACTATTATTGCAGTATGAGACTGTTCAAAAGGAGTTCCAGAAGAGCAAGGACAGTTGGGTAAAGAATGAGTTTAGTATCAATGAAAAGATTCAGGTTTTGGAAACCAAACTTAATGAATTAGAAAGGATAAACGCAGAATTGACTGAGAAATGTACTTATTATGAGAACGACAAACATCGGATCTACGCAGAACTAAATGCATCTAATCAGAGGAATGAAGAATCTAATATTAGGCAACTGCAACTTGAAAATGAGCTAAAGAAATGCTCTGATAATCTCAGCAGTTTACGCGATGATTACAGCTTATTACAAGATAAATTCGAGATGCAAAAGAGGCAACTGGAAGCCAGGATGAGCAAAATGGGTGACAACTCAACACGTGTGGATTATTTTTCTGCTAATTCAGCAGTTACAGAAGGCACTTCATTTAAGGATTATACACCAATAGATGAAACTCCTTTTCCGGTTGATCTTCCAACCTCAGATGACGCCTCACTGCGATCGATTCCAGGAAGCGATATTCCCGAAGAAGCAGCCGATCTAAACGCTAATAGAAAGAGCTCTACCGAGAGCAATCCTGCCAGTCATGCTTTCACGGGGCCCTCAGCACCACCGGTTGCTTTAAATCATAGAAATGCGCACTTAATAAGCAAACTCAGTTCAGAACTAAGGCGGCTTGAGGCTGAAAGTTTAGCATTAAAGGAACTAAACCGCAACCTAGAAGACGAGAAGTCAAGAGCGAAAGAAGAAATAATACAGCTATTGGAGGAAAACCAAAGTGTTAAAGCACTGCGCACTAGTAAAGATGAGCTGCAATCCGAATTTAAATCTTTAGCTGCAAAGCAAGAAAAGGTTCTGCAACTTCTAGGAGAGAAATCAGAAAGGGTAGAAGAACTGGAAAACGACGTTAAGGACTTAAATGAACTAATCCACATGCAAGTGCAGCAAATGGTGGAGTTACAGGAAGCAGCCCGTAAATAA
- the TTI2 gene encoding Tti2p (Syntenic homolog of Ashbya gossypii ABL075W; Syntenic homolog of Saccharomyces cerevisiae YJR136C (TTI2)): protein MPSDYDLLQGFIQSFEKLTDDIPQDADIVAVCEALCRLDSSAMQLKPKVILCLSFCSASDLLKPSTTMKCRDTIRRFMDTKLLDYLISQLVPLLPRLKNERTTAAGRVKIRHAKNMLMPQLGFSSAEEELIMKWKANGGLRSIPLFHVVMTNIRLDQVSANLWWITPGILNLLDDPTGWYNLQCHGVQLLQQFLDLCADNENQALFSFAGTGLFDIYHPLLMNLFYNMPPMTDENTTKSIWSVVYPTLTSLYRAQYVTDTTRFKHMIGRLLSETFLQLIIPKLSYTNKELALQSMDYLLDIINLLGGFSIRYLQRILYVLGEYIIRSPYLILDITLEKKCLEVLDKLITVCHIDRIIAHKYDFLACILLTYEKFDAEEMADEVSNQLLMIASKLQSIGCDFANDYEVLCKNRPNLASIFKTVIDI from the coding sequence ATGCCATCCGACTATGACTTATTACAAGGATTTATCCAGTCTTTTGAGAAATTAACTGACGATATACCTCAAGATGCTGATATCGTAGCTGTTTGTGAGGCATTATGCAGGTTAGATTCATCGGCGATGCAACTGAAACCCAAAGTAATCCTATGTCTGTCATTTTGCAGTGCTTCCGACTTATTGAAACCTTCTACAACTATGAAATGTAGAGATACGATAAGGAGGTTTATGGATACAAAACTTCTCGACTACCTAATTTCACAGTTGGTTCCGCTTCTCCCGCGTCTTAAGAATGAAAGGACTACGGCGGCCGGCAGGGTTAAAATACGGCATGCTAAGAATATGCTAATGCCCCAGTTGGGCTTTAGTTCCGCTGAAGAGGAACTTATTATGAAGTGGAAGGCTAATGGTGGTTTGCGCAGTATACCTCTCTTCCATGTCGTAATGACTAACATTCGACTTGATCAGGTTTCAGCGAACCTATGGTGGATAACCCCAGGAATTCTTAATTTACTGGATGATCCAACAGGTTGGTACAATCTACAGTGTCATGGTGTGCAATTGCTTCAGCAGTTTCTGGATTTATGCGCTGATAACGAAAATCAAGCGTTATTCTCCTTTGCAGGAACTGGGTTATTCGACATATACCACCCTCTGCTCATGAATCTATTCTATAATATGCCTCCGATGACAGATGAAAACACAACTAAATCTATATGGTCTGTTGTATACCCTACGTTAACCTCACTGTACCGCGCACAGTATGTTACAGATACAACACGGTTCAAGCATATGATCGGAAGACTTCTATCCGAAACGTTCTTGCAATTAATCATTCCAAAACTCTCCTACACTAATAAAGAGCTGGCCTTGCAATCTATGGACTACCTTTTAGATATAATAAACCTCTTGGGTGGTTTTTCAATCAGATATTTGCAGCGAATACTTTATGTGCTGGGAGAATATATAATTCGAAGCCCTTATCTGATACTAGATATAACATTGGAGAAGAAGTGTCTAGAGGTATTGGATAAACTAATAACCGTATGCCACATTGACCGCATCATTGCTCACAAATATGACTTTCTTGCCTGTATTTTACTTACCTACGAGAAATTTGATGCGGAAGAAATGGCAGATGAGGTATCCAACCAGCTCTTGATGATTGCATCGAAGTTGCAAAGCATTGGCTGCGACTTCGCGAATGACTACGAAGTACTCTGTAAAAATAGACCCAACTTAGCTAGTATTTTTAAAACAGTTATTGACATTTAG
- the RIX1 gene encoding Rix1p (Syntenic homolog of Ashbya gossypii ABL072C; Syntenic homolog of Saccharomyces cerevisiae YHR197W (RIX1)): MSKNAISLASLAKRLETCQGHEFQTILRTLRSSSYQDEQLLKSDLAVFMAKVLKLVKSNDKYMLWKGCHLVNVVCSYNAIVLCSFSGELLTALYSNLEQKSTYYTDTVRTAEGRIILENLVRCIGNLVDCIRGKPTITREALTPKLTAIIPTLVSLAQYEPELCLPELKKLLYNNTTTFKPHVNKFRDVLTGLINHNYHSFNAYTKGLICDCFAYLHLVKKTAQIQDENQSHHKAYGDEHWREGLFSVLFQFKPVIHLLDAVLDFDCDADFKKLFSSLKEAQSSVTKADYLSPLSIDLNKPITLWDLYARLGLLTDLLSSFVSLPTPFVLRIPLGELVRVAEVLLSLSTNYLSFKRGLYRESDLTSTMSSLLPMIQFQGIRLLQCYNDNFGRSMLPYLPSILSSLEMFIPLKQKTFTIDFEKCELINYEIIELTKLVNSLAAHIGHRFNEQTLLIKLVDLCLYLLEDQCKVDKISTKSQQKGTEKLTNSKKKDKRNLANGTLSDIYSHPHLFTYKTKLERFDVTNIFFSTIITNWKIPSTQQVNIVRYCIRQSLMFKESTNSIPDSFAKLLTVLVLFPGSERISILPIAVRLLKDSGSAVFDVLCNPRLPVQMVQMLTRSQIKSQEEDELSEEGSEIKHEEEEEEEEEITTTQPPEEDDTTAENPSLEGEHYNGKREIENAIDQTSDGNSTENSMKMFKRSSETDYIHKKPIKRFKSTEAVDMTATTVSSLTADAESPAESDSEFEMPEIDLGDDED; the protein is encoded by the coding sequence ATGTCTAAAAATGCAATCTCATTGGCTTCCTTAGCCAAAAGGTTAGAAACTTGTCAGGGTCATGAATTTCAGACTATATTGCGAACATTAAGATCATCATCGTACCAAGATGAGCAGCTTTTGAAATCCGATTTGGCTGTTTTCATGGCTAAGGTGTTGAAGCTGGTTAAATCTAATGATAAGTACATGTTATGGAAAGGTTGCCATTTGGTTAATGTTGTTTGCTCTTATAATGCTATTGTTTTGTGCTCTTTCTCTGGTGAACTATTGACCGCTTTGTATTCCAATTTAGAGCAAAAATCGACTTATTATACTGATACAGTACGTACTGCGGAAGGGAGAATAATTCTGGAGAACTTAGTGCGCTGTATTGGTAATTTGGTGGATTGTATTAGAGGCAAGCCTACTATAACGAGGGAAGCTTTAACTCCAAAGTTGACCGCGATTATTCCAACGTTAGTTTCTCTGGCTCAGTATGAACCAGAACTTTGCCTGCCTGAGTTGAAAAAGCTTCTATACAACAATACGACTACATTCAAACCGCATGTGAACAAGTTCCGTGATGTTCTCACAGGCCTGATCAACCACAATTATCATAGCTTCAATGCGTACACGAAGGGACTAATCTGCGACTGTTTTGCGTACCTACATTTGGTCAAGAAGACTGCACAAATCCAGGATGAGAACCAGTCACATCATAAAGCTTATGGTGATGAGCACTGGAGGGAAGGGCTATTCTCTGTTTTGTTCCAATTTAAACCAGTTATCCACCTGTTGGACGCAGTGCTGGATTTTGATTGTGATGCAGACTTTAAAAAACTGTTTAGTTCTTTGAAAGAAGCACAAAGTAGTGTAACCAAAGCTGACTATCTCTCACCGTTATCGATTGATTTAAATAAGCCAATCACACTTTGGGATCTATATGCTAGACTTGGCCTTTTGACCGATTTATTGAGCTCATTTGTAAGCCTACCAACGCCATTTGTATTGAGAATTCCTCTAGGTGAGTTAGTAAGGGTCGCGGAAGTCTTGCTATCACTATCTACCAATTACCTTTCATTCAAGCGTGGGCTATACCGCGAGAGTGATTTGACGTCTACAATGTCTTCGCTGTTGCCAATGATCCAGTTTCAAGGCATTAGGCTATTGCAGTGCTACAACGATAACTTCGGAAGAAGTATGTTACCATACCTTCCCTCTATATTGTCATCTCTTGAAATGTTCATTCCACTGAAGCAAAAGACCTTCACTATCGATTTTGAGAAGTGTGAACTCATCAACTATGAAATCATAGAGTTGACAAAGTTAGTAAATTCACTTGCTGCACACATCGGTCACCGGTTTAATGAACAGACTTTATTAATTAAACTAGTTGACCTCTGTCTTTACTTACTAGAGGACCAATGTAAGGTAGACAAGATATCCACTAAAAGTCAGCAAAAAGGGACAGAGAAGTTAACTAATTCCAAAAAGAAGGATAAACGTAATTTAGCGAATGGAACTCTTTCTGATATTTACTCACATCCACATTTGTTTACTTATAAGACGAAGTTAGAGAGGTTTGATGTTACAAACATATTTTTCAGCACAATTATAACCAACTGGAAGATACCATCCACCCAGCAGGTGAATATTGTTAGGTACTGTATCAGACAGTCTCTAATGTTTAAAGAATCCACCAATAGTATCCCAGATTCGTTTGCCAAACTGCTTACAGTGTTAGTTTTATTCCCTGGTAGTGAGAGAATTTCAATTCTCCCAATTGCTGTAAGGCTGCTGAAGGATAGTGGTAGTGCAGTGTTTGACGTTCTATGCAATCCAAGACTTCCTGTTCAAATGGTGCAAATGCTAACCCGTTCTCAGATTAAAAGCCAAGAGGAAGACGAGCTTTCTGAAGAAGGATCGGAGATCAAAcacgaagaagaagaggaagaagaggaggaaaTAACTACTACCCAACCtccagaagaagatgaCACTACTGCGGAGAATCCATCACTTGAAGGTGAGCATTACAACGGTAAAAGAGAAATAGAAAACGCCATTGACCAGACCAGCGACGGCAATAGCACGGAAAACAGCATGAAAATGTTCAAGAGGTCTTCTGAAACTGATTACATTCATAAAAAACCTATAAAGCGATTCAAGTCTACCGAAGCTGTGGACATGACAGCTACCACCGTTTCCTCACTCACTGCTGACGCCGAAAGCCCAGCCGAATCGGACAGTGAATTCGAAATGCCTGAGATCGATTTGGGCGATGACGAAGATTAA
- the MCM22 gene encoding Mcm22p (Syntenic homolog of Ashbya gossypii ABL073W; Syntenic homolog of Saccharomyces cerevisiae YJR135C (MCM22)): MDINLNDPFNENQSEIASEWSQFNDLIANELKNKKFFLQQAKSAVEGLDKIPANDNNAVLNNLLQTQLFVPSRSDPIGIVLALNKERRSADNSIQMVLDSTIKELTEMVHDQESLNNDMRSLNSLLKKRVSDSEFIRDETVEMSNERISEILSDFVGKYLVPDLVSDESQWSESKEEVLRLIQRLLSQDKQLCLKNFSPRYLGLYRLLSKAHMLQEVYREEEPDNPFILLYELVNT; the protein is encoded by the coding sequence ATGGATATTAACTTAAATGACCCCTTTAACGAGAATCAAAGTGAGATCGCTAGCGAATGGAGCCAATTTAACGATTTAATAGCCAATGAACTGAAAAATAAGAAGTTTTTCCTCCAACAAGCCAAATCAGCTGTTGAGGGACTGGATAAAATACCTGCTAATGATAATAATGCCGTATTGAATAATCTTTTACAAACTCAGCTGTTTGTTCCTAGTAGGTCGGACCCAATTGGGATTGTACTGGCCTTAAATAAAGAGCGAAGATCGGCTGATAATTCTATCCAGATGGTGTTGGATAGTACAATAAAAGAGTTAACTGAAATGGTTCATGACCAAGAATCCTTGAACAATGATATGAGATCTTTGAACTctttgttgaagaagaggGTAAGTGATTCCGAATTTATTCGAGATGAGACCGTAGAAATGTCAAACGAAAGGATTTCAGAGATCCTTTCTGACTTTGTGGGTAAATACCTGGTTCCAGATTTGGTTTCTGATGAATCTCAGTGGTCTGAATCCAAGGAAGAGGTGTTGAGGCTTATTCAAAGACTGTTAAGCCAAGATAAACAGCTATGTCTGAAGAACTTCAGTCCTCGGTACCTGGGACTTTATAGATTATTATCTAAAGCACATATGTTACAGGAAGTCTATCGAGAGGAAGAGCCGGATAATCCTTTCATCCTACTATATGAGTTGGTTAATACATAA